In the Stakelama saccharophila genome, AGGAACTGTACGAACGCTTCCCGGCGGCGGAGGGGCGCGCCTATTTCGTCGGCGGCTTTTCGGCCAGCTATCTACGCAAGGGCAACGTGGTGCTGATCCCCGTCCGCCTGGGCGTCGGCTGGCGGCTCGGCGCCAATATCGGCTACATGAAGTTCAGCGATCATCAGAAGTGGTTCCCCTTCTGACGGGGCGGTTCAGCCGAATTCGGTCGCCTCGAACCGGATCGGACGGCCGGTCGCCTGATCGATCAACTCGTCATTCCACATCACCCGCCGGCCGCGGATGATCGTGCCGATCGGCTTGCCGGTCAGCGTCCGGCCGGTGAAGGGAGACCAGCCCGCGCGCGACGCGACCCAGCCTTCGTCGATGGTCCAGCGCCGCTTGCGGTCGACGATGGTGAAATCGGCGTCATAGCCGCACACGATCCGCCCCTTGCCGACGATCCCGAACAGGCGCTGCGCACCGGCGCTGGTCAGATCGATCAGCCGCTCCAGCGTCAGCCGTCCGTTCGCCACATGGTCGAGCAGCAGCGGCAACAATGTCTGCACCCCCGGCATGCCGCTGGGCGACGCCGGATATTCGGCGGCCTTTTCCTCGCGCGTATGCGGCGCATGGTCCGAACCGATCACGTCGGGCACGCCCTGGCCCAACCAGTACCACAGGCCTTCGCGATGCGCGGCGGAGCGGACCGGCGGGTTCATCTGCGCCAGCGTGCCGAGCGCCGGATAGGCCTCCTCGGCCGCCAGCGTCAGATGCTGGGGCGTAACCTCGCACGAGGCGATATCCTTGTTGCGGCCCAGCAGTTCGAGTTCGGCCGGCGTCGTCACATGCAGCACGTGGATGCGCCGCCGGGCCTCGCGCGCCAGCCGCAGGATGCGTGTCGTCGCCAGCATCGCGCTTTCGTCGTCGCGCCATTCGGGGTGCGAGGAGGGGTCGCCCTTGCGGCGAAGATGGGCGCGTTCGTTCATCCGCGCCTCGTCCTCGGCGTGGATCGCCACACGCCTGTGGCCGGATGCCAGCACCCGGGCCAGTTCCCCGTCTTCGGCGACGAGAAGGTCCCCGGTCGACGCGCCCATGAAGATCTTCACGCCGCAGGTTCCGCGAAGGCGCTCCAGCTCCTTCAGGTGCGCCGCATTCGCCGCCGTCGCGCCGACATAGAAGGCATGGTCGCACCACATCCGGTCGCGCGCGCGCGTCAGCTTGTCCTCGATCGCCTCCGCGCTGTCGGTGTTGGGCTTGGTGTTCGGCATCTCGAACACCGCCGTCACGCCGCCCAGCACGGCCGAGCGGCTGCCGCTTTCCAGGTCCTCCTTGTGCTCCAGCCCCGGTTCGCGGAAATGGACCTGGGTGTCGATGACGCCCGGCAGGATGTCGAGGCCGGTGCAGTCGATCGTTTCTCCGGCATCGCCATCGCCGCCGATCCGCTCGATTCTGCCGTCGCTGACGCAAATCGAGGCGTGGACCGGGCCGCCGGGCAGGTGAACGGTGCCGCCGGTGAGTTTCAGATCGTAGCTCGGCATCTGCAATACCCCTTTCCTGCGCTGATGGTGCGTCCTACCTGTTCACCATGACCGATGCCAGCCCGGGAACCTGCCTCGCCGATCGCGCCCTCGTCCGCATCGCCGGCGACGAACCGCGATCCTTCCTTCAGGGATTGGTGACGCGCGACGTCACCCGTCTGGCGCCATCCGCGCCGATCTGGTGCGGACTGCTCGGCGCGCAGGGCAAGGCGCTGTTCGATTTCCTGCTATGGGACGATGGCGACGCCGTGCTCGTCGATTGCGAAGCGGCGCAACGCGACGCGCTGATCCAGCGGCTGGCGCTGTATCGCCTTCGCCGCAATATCGAAATCGCGCCCGTGGAGGGCGCCGTCCATTGGTCGCGGGAATCCGGGCGCGGCGTGCCCGACCCGCGGCTCGCGGATCTCGGCTATCGCTGGCTGGGGCAAGCGGGACCGCCGGACACGCGCTGGCCGGCACATCGGCTCTCGCTCGGCGTGGTCGAGGGGGTGGCGGAACTCGGTCAGGACCGGACGCTGTGGCTCGAATGCAATGCGCGCGAGCTGAACGGGGTGAGCTTCGACAAGGGCTGCTTCATCGGTCAGGAAAACACCGCCCGCATGCATTACCGCAACAAGGTGAACCGGCGCCTGGTCGTCTGTCCGCTCGGCGAACCGGGGCCGCGCACACGTGCGGTCTATCCGGACCTCGGCTTCATGGTCGAACTGCGCAGGGTGGAGGATCTGGGCGACGCGCTGCGCCCCCCTTGGCTCGCCGACGCCTTGCGGGACGATCTGCCCGGATAGCGTGCCCGGACCGCCGATCGGTCGACCGCGGCCGTAATTCGCGGCCGCCGGAGCGGCCTGGGCGGAACCTCTCCAATCGCGCCGCGCCCTGCAGCCCTTGTACCGCGTCCATGGTCCGACACGACGCCACCGTGCGGTAACGACGATCAACCCGCGGTTTTCCGAATTGCACGCGCGCAACTCGCCGATCGCACCTCTGCGCATGCGCTTCCTTCAAGCGGGGGGGGGCGGCCGATCGCGCACCGGAATCCGCAACCAGCATCATCCGCGCATCAGGGGCAGGGCCGGCTCAGGAAGAGCCTCGCACCAACCTCACCTTCCTTCCCCACCTTGTGCTCCCGCGAAGGCAGGAGCCCAGTGTTCAAAGCCGACAGCATTCGCCTTCCAGGCGGCCTCGGCGTCGACCGCACATCCCTGTTCGGACGGCGGCAGCGTGCCTGGATGGTCCGGGACACGGACCCGTCGGCAGCTCCACCGGGCGCTGCCCGAACAGTGCGATCCGGGCGAAATCCGGGAGGAGCAGACAACAGGCAGCGGACCGCGGGAGAGGCAGGCTGCAGGCACGCGACATGCGGCGCGTGTGCGGCCGGCGTTGCGGTCGGATTGGAGGAGAATTCGCGCCAGGTCCGTCGGGCGAGTGCGATACCGGCATCCGGCGCACCGCGATCGGGATCGGAGGCCCGGCGTGCACCGGTCGACGCACCGGCGAAATGCGCAGGCGGTGCAGTCCAGCAGGCGCACCGATGAATCCGCATAGAAAAAGGGAGGCCGGTTTCCCGACCTCCCTCTTCAAGGTTTCCGATACATCGGAGCTTACATGCCCGAACCCGGACCGTAGGTGATTTCCACCCGGCGGTTCTGCAGTTCGCGGACGCCGTCGGCGGTCGCGACACGCGGACGGCTCTCGCCGAACGCTTCGGTCGAGATGACCGAGTCGGGAATGCCACGCTGCGTCAGATACGCCTGAACGGCGTCGGCACGGCGCTGGGACAGGCCCACATTGTAGGAAGCCGGACCCGACCGGTCGGCGTGACCAGCCAGCATGACCTGCGCATTGCCACAGCTCTGATAAGCCGAGATGGCGTTGTCCAGGATGCTCGCGGCTTCCGGCGTGATGTCCGATTTGTCCCAACCGAAGAACACGATGTACGGCCCAGGCGTGCACGTCACCGGTTCTGGCTCCGGTGCCGGCGGAGGCGGCGGCGGGGGAGGCGGCGGCGGGGGCGGCGGGGGCGGAGGAGGAGGCGGCGGCGGAGCGGCGCCGAAGTTATACACCAGGCCGCCCAGAATGCTGTGCGACCGGAACCGGCCCTCGAATTCGCGACCCGTGGCATCGATCATCTTCGCGTCGTCAGCGGTGAAGAAGCGATATTTCAGCGTCACGTCCAGATTGTCGCTCAGCGGCGCACGGACACCGGCGATGCCCTGATAGGCGAACACCGTGTCGGAGTCGTCGAGGAACGGACCACCCGAGGTCAGGGCATAATCGTCCGCCTTGACCCGAGCGAGGCCGACACCACCGCCGACAAAGCCGGAAATGCCATCGTCCGGACCGAAGTCGAGCAGACCATTGACCATGTAGCTGAGTGCCGAGGTCGAACCGCCGACATTGCCATAATCACCCGCGGGAGCGGAGCCCAGCGCACCAGACGGGCCAAAAGCCGGCGTCGTCGTGGTCGAACGATAGCTGTCTAGGCTGGCGTTGCGATACCCGACTTCGGCTTCGAGCCGGAAACCGCCGAAATCATACCCGACCGTGGCGTCGACGTCATAGCCATAGTCATGATCTGCGGTACCCTGATCGGTCGTGCCGATATCGTAGTCGATGTCCTCCACGATCATCGGGCCACCTTCCGCACCTACATACCACGAATTATCGCGGGCAAGCGCGGGGGAGGCGAGCGCGGTGGAGGCGAGTGCCATAGTAACGGCAAGCTTCCGCATCTTAATCCCCTTTCAAAACGTCCTACGGACAGCGCAAACTCACTACCGAAGGGAATGTTTCCGCGCAAGCGAACAAAATTACCTCGGTGTTGCCCGAAAAACACACTTATTCCGGCCCG is a window encoding:
- a CDS encoding OmpA family protein, producing the protein MRKLAVTMALASTALASPALARDNSWYVGAEGGPMIVEDIDYDIGTTDQGTADHDYGYDVDATVGYDFGGFRLEAEVGYRNASLDSYRSTTTTPAFGPSGALGSAPAGDYGNVGGSTSALSYMVNGLLDFGPDDGISGFVGGGVGLARVKADDYALTSGGPFLDDSDTVFAYQGIAGVRAPLSDNLDVTLKYRFFTADDAKMIDATGREFEGRFRSHSILGGLVYNFGAAPPPPPPPPPPPPPPPPPPPPPPAPEPEPVTCTPGPYIVFFGWDKSDITPEAASILDNAISAYQSCGNAQVMLAGHADRSGPASYNVGLSQRRADAVQAYLTQRGIPDSVISTEAFGESRPRVATADGVRELQNRRVEITYGPGSGM
- a CDS encoding YgfZ/GcvT domain-containing protein yields the protein MTDASPGTCLADRALVRIAGDEPRSFLQGLVTRDVTRLAPSAPIWCGLLGAQGKALFDFLLWDDGDAVLVDCEAAQRDALIQRLALYRLRRNIEIAPVEGAVHWSRESGRGVPDPRLADLGYRWLGQAGPPDTRWPAHRLSLGVVEGVAELGQDRTLWLECNARELNGVSFDKGCFIGQENTARMHYRNKVNRRLVVCPLGEPGPRTRAVYPDLGFMVELRRVEDLGDALRPPWLADALRDDLPG
- a CDS encoding dihydroorotase; translation: MPSYDLKLTGGTVHLPGGPVHASICVSDGRIERIGGDGDAGETIDCTGLDILPGVIDTQVHFREPGLEHKEDLESGSRSAVLGGVTAVFEMPNTKPNTDSAEAIEDKLTRARDRMWCDHAFYVGATAANAAHLKELERLRGTCGVKIFMGASTGDLLVAEDGELARVLASGHRRVAIHAEDEARMNERAHLRRKGDPSSHPEWRDDESAMLATTRILRLAREARRRIHVLHVTTPAELELLGRNKDIASCEVTPQHLTLAAEEAYPALGTLAQMNPPVRSAAHREGLWYWLGQGVPDVIGSDHAPHTREEKAAEYPASPSGMPGVQTLLPLLLDHVANGRLTLERLIDLTSAGAQRLFGIVGKGRIVCGYDADFTIVDRKRRWTIDEGWVASRAGWSPFTGRTLTGKPIGTIIRGRRVMWNDELIDQATGRPIRFEATEFG